From Magnolia sinica isolate HGM2019 chromosome 13, MsV1, whole genome shotgun sequence, one genomic window encodes:
- the LOC131223704 gene encoding cysteine-tryptophan domain-containing zinc finger protein 3-like isoform X2 yields MRKNGESEIEVIGIYLRAALQFLLAASMFEVRKMGSATLGEKTLSTEIYINTPIVLNQCAISFENNGEIATATLAYKCVEVAYMRAIFSMSSHICRDFHELQASLHVHPFYNQTSSCSTIWKIFHSFCVILVDLQTFLPF; encoded by the exons ATGCGCAAG AATGGAGAATCGGAAATCGAAGTTATTGGCATATATCTTCGTGCGGCCTTACAATTTCTACTTGCCGCATCGATGTTCGAGGTTCGCAAGATGGGAAGCGCAACACTAGGAGAAAAAACTCTGTCAACAGAGATCTATATCAACACACCAATAGTCTTGAA TCAATGCGCCATTTCATTTGAGAATAATGGGGAGATTGCCACCGCCACTCTTGCATACAAATGTGTGGAAGTAGCATATATGAGAGCGATATTCTCTATGAGCTCACATATATGTAGAGATTTTCACGAATTACAGGCATCTCTTCATGTTCATCCATTCTATAATCAAACTAGCTCTTGTTCTACTATTTGGAAAATTTTCCATTCATTTTGTGTCATTCTTGTTGATTTGCAAACCTTTCTACCCTTTTGA
- the LOC131223704 gene encoding cysteine-tryptophan domain-containing zinc finger protein 3-like isoform X1 — MLPACKKQKNGESEIEVIGIYLRAALQFLLAASMFEVRKMGSATLGEKTLSTEIYINTPIVLNQCAISFENNGEIATATLAYKCVEVAYMRAIFSMSSHICRDFHELQASLHVHPFYNQTSSCSTIWKIFHSFCVILVDLQTFLPF; from the exons ATGTTGCCAGCTTGCAAGAAACAAAAG AATGGAGAATCGGAAATCGAAGTTATTGGCATATATCTTCGTGCGGCCTTACAATTTCTACTTGCCGCATCGATGTTCGAGGTTCGCAAGATGGGAAGCGCAACACTAGGAGAAAAAACTCTGTCAACAGAGATCTATATCAACACACCAATAGTCTTGAA TCAATGCGCCATTTCATTTGAGAATAATGGGGAGATTGCCACCGCCACTCTTGCATACAAATGTGTGGAAGTAGCATATATGAGAGCGATATTCTCTATGAGCTCACATATATGTAGAGATTTTCACGAATTACAGGCATCTCTTCATGTTCATCCATTCTATAATCAAACTAGCTCTTGTTCTACTATTTGGAAAATTTTCCATTCATTTTGTGTCATTCTTGTTGATTTGCAAACCTTTCTACCCTTTTGA